A section of the Ornithodoros turicata isolate Travis unplaced genomic scaffold, ASM3712646v1 Chromosome33, whole genome shotgun sequence genome encodes:
- the LOC135373844 gene encoding uncharacterized protein K02A2.6-like: MSVEKDVILRGQRIVIPERARNALLASFTVYTREFASKVFSRILICWPGIDGDVEQRVRSCPMCQQAASSPSSQEPLAWPSSGEPWTPMHMDYAGPIKGKMIVVIVDSHSGWTVGIRAKSATTEVIVDRRGPVWARFGLPTCILTDKGIAFAGAAFQEFIKRNGTRHMQTAPYHPQSNGLAERAVRNVKEAFIKLTDGALEIRLQRWLHSHRRTPSAAHGGKAPAEMLFNFLPHSRLDIIQADVLKNQKTTQ, encoded by the coding sequence ATGTCCGTTGAAAAAGACGTGATACTGCGCGGACAGCGCATAGTGATACCAGAACGAGCAAGAAACGCTCTGCTCGCGAGCTTCACGGTATACACCAGGGAATTTGCATCAAAAGTATTCAGCAGAATCCTGATTTGCTGGCCGGGAATCGACGGGGACGTGGAACAACGAGTACGTTCGTGCCCAATGTGCCAGCAGGCggcatcatcaccatcatctcaAGAGCCACTGGCATGGCCATCGTCCGGCGAACCGTGGACCCCCATGCACATGGACTATGCGGGCCCGATTAAAGGGAAAATGATAGTAGTCATTGTGGATAGTCATTCTGGTTGGACAGTGGGTATCCGAGCAAAATCTGCAACTACAGAGGTGATCGTTGACCGTCGAGGGCCCGTATGGGCCCGCTTCGGACTACCAACGTGCATCCTAACTGACAAGGGCATCGCATTCGCAGGTGCGGCCTTCCAAGAATTCATAAAGCGAAATGGGACTCGCCACATGCAAACAGCTCCTTATCATCCGCAGTCAAACGGACTTGCAGAACGGGCTGTCAGAAACGTAAAAGAAGCCTTTATAAAGCTGACGGACGGAGCTCTGGAAATCCGACTCCAACGCTGGCTACATAGCCACAGAAGGACACCATCAGCTGCTCATGGGGGAAAGGCTCCTGCGGAAATGTTATTCAACTTTCTGCCACATAGTCGATTGGATATCATCCAGGCTGATGTGCTCAAAAACCAAAAGACAACCCAGTAA